The Misgurnus anguillicaudatus chromosome 23, ASM2758022v2, whole genome shotgun sequence sequence AGCTTTGGCTAACTTTAAGGAATATGCTGGGAAAAGACTGAAGACCATGGGAACAAATCAGCTTCATTCCTAGATAAACAACGTTTGATGTCATACATCAATCTGCACAGCGCATTTTTTTTCCGAAATACTAAGATTAATGTACTAGATGTACAAATCTCCTGAAATATCGCTAGCGTTGTGTGGTATTGTGAGTGTATGTCTTCCTCAccaatgcacacacacacttttcttAGTAGGTTTTTTGTTCGAATATGAACTTATGGTTTGCTTACATTGTACTGGCGTAAGCAATATCTGAGTTTCTTCAGAGCAGCGGAGCGATCTTCCCCCCAAACCACCAGCTTAGCAATCATTGGATCATAGTGGGCTGACACCTCATCACCTTAGACAAAATAGATACTCTATACATTAACATGTCAAAACAAAACCATATCCAAGTCAATGTGCATAATTCTGGTCCATATAACATTATGTTATCTCAAAACAAATAATATCTAGGTTTATTTGACCAAATTCAAATAATGAggaataatatttttattgtaaaagtaCCTTCTCGAACCCCTGTCTCAATCCGTGTGCACTGATCTGCCTGCGGGGTTGACAGGTGAAGCAATGGCCCTGCTCCTGGCAAGAAGTTGTTATTGGGGTCTTCAGCATAAATTCTGGCTTCAAAAGAGTGACCCCTCAACACAATCTCTTCCTGAGTGAGGGGCAACTTCTCTCCTGCTGCCACCTGATGGACAGAGCAAAATtataacacatttttatcataaactttTCAGAAAAGCAATGCTGTCCAGCTGTGTAAAAAGATGTAATTGTGACCCCTTGTGGGCACATTTTCTGACATCATATTGCAAACCATATCCTTCAATAAGTCATTTTGCAACTACTAAACACTAAAGCAGCCACATCAATCAGTGGAGCTGTCTTTTATGACCAATGGGATTACCTTAAATGGTTAGTTaagccaaaaataaaaattctgtcataattttctcatcatcatggttcaaacctgtatgaatttcttttattttctgatgaacacaaaataatatcttttaaaaaaggatggtaagcacacagatgattgtaaccattgactttaatagtaggaaaaacaattattatgaaggtattgtaaaaaattatattttgataaatgatggtaaacacacatttGACAGTATCTATTCAATTTTATcaattatttgtttttcctactaaggaagtcaatggttacaatcagctgtttaccataatttatcaaaatatcttcttttgtgttcatcaaaataaaataaaaacttatacaggtttagaacaacataaagctaaaaagagtaaatgatgacataattcattttttttggtgaactatgcctttagTATTCAATTTATTAGATCAGTGTGATGTTTTTACAATAATCCAATTTTAGCTACAGCAAGATGGATTAAAAACTTTGGATTTTGGTGATGCACATATAGCTCACGTCCTAAAGCAGAAGAATGTTTCCCAAGTttaaaactttgaacaaaaaaaacattaaatccctaatctaaaaaataaattaagcaGCCTTTAAATTTTCATTTAGCCCTGCAGTAGATGCTGTCACCCCGTGTCTCACCCGCAGCTGCCACTCCACCAGGTCAGTTCCTGTGATCATCTCTGAAACAGGATGCTCCACCTGCAGACGTGTGTTCATCTCCATAAAGTAGAAATTGTGCTTGGCATCCATGATAAATTCTACTGTGCCTGTTAAAATAACATTCAgctaaattaatacatactagATTTTTTATAAACTTAGTATTATGCTAAATAGGTTTGCAATGGAAAATATATGCTCTACAATGAACAAAATGTATCATAAGTGCATCATAAATTTGACATGACATCATCATCACCTGCTCCCACATAGTTGACGGCTTTAGCCGCTCGCACAGCTGCCTCCCCGAGTCTCCGCCTGACCTCAGAACTAATGTCTGGCTGCAATGACACATACAGAGCCAATTCAATCACTGGGGCAGTTtcatcaacaacaaaaaacatcaTAAATTATCATGTCACACCCATGTACTGAGGAATAATTGTCTctttatgtaaattaatttcTCATCTCAGCAATAAGTGGAGaagtcttcacgggtccacttagatctgaAAACCCAAGGTCTAAGCGGGtttgggtctaaaagtttcacgtttGCCTCAGACAAGGGTCGGTTATAATAATAGCAGCAtcaggtaatttaaaatgaatgtgtttttgccgaactGACTAAAAAAAACCTAACTGTCTAGGGtttgcgtcaatgtccttttccaacccctcctctgtttgccaagagcgcttgcaaCAACATGTGATgggcggtaggttaattttcattgagacaaatgtgtcaatcaattttaaatgtacaatttaCCTTGGTGTTTCTTTCTATCTGACCAAACATGCGGGGCTGCAGACTTGCCTTGCACACTCAcagtttacattcgggtccattTGGGTGAAAAAAATGTCACTGGTTCGGGTTTGTCTCAGGTCGggtatttcttaaaaaaaaaaattctgcacatcgGGTTTGGGTAAAAGGTGAGTCGGGACATTTCATGTCGGGTCCATTTCTTTGGACACGAGAAGACCTCCATTTCTTTGGACACGAGAAGACCTCTAAAGTGAAGTTCATGCGCTACAGTGAATTTACCATGGTTAAATGGTGTTATTAGGTTCAACGCAATGGAAAACTGTATTTAGTTTCCTGTAGCCTACTGAGTGAATCTTAGGATGTAAGAAATGTTAGAACAACAGGATTCATTCTGCCAAACAACATTTCTCACGTAGCAACTTAAATTGCAAAAGACAATTTAACTGACAGATGATGTAATTCATACCCCTGGAGCTTCCTCAATGATCTTCTGATGACGTCTCTGAACGCTACAGTCTCTCTCGAACAGATACACGACATTACCATACTGGTCACCAAACACCTGCACCTCTACATGTCTAATACAACACAAATACTCACATATCATAACTTATCACATGGGAAATAATTAAGAGAATCTAACAAAGCAGACCTTGGGTTCTCAACAAACTTCTCTATAAGCATGACATCATCATTGAATGACTTGCGGGCTTCTCTCCGGGCGGATTCCAGCTGCTCGTGAAAAGTTGCTTCTGAAACTGCAATTCGCATTCCCTGCGTGAATCGAAAAAGCAAAGTGACGTCATGTGCACTTACAGCATAACATTACAAAACTGCTATGTGAAATACAACTTTCAGCTCACTTTTCCACCACCACCACGAACAGCTTTGATCATCACAGGGTAACCGATCCGTGCCGCctcttttttaagtttttcatCTGATTGGTCCTCTCCATGGTAGCCCTCAATGATAGGTACACCAGCAGCTGACATAATGTGTTTAGATGTGCTAAAACAACAATATGTGTTTtacttaataaaataacaacacaaactCTGATGTTCAAAGCATTTTGATAATGAAAACATTTTGCCCAAACCTTTTGATTCCCATGTCCCGAATAGCAGATGAAGGTGGACCGATAAAGATGATACCTTCCTTTTTGCACTGTTCAGCAAACTCTGTATTTTCCGAGAGGAAACCGTATCCAGGATGGACCGCCTAACCGAGAATAAAAACATTTCCTTAAGTTTattaagatattttttattCTAAAGTCGACTGTAACCCATGTTTAGATCACAAAACTTATCTACACACTGACATACCTGTGCACAGGATTTTTTGGCCACTTCCAGTATCTTGTCCATGCACAGATAACTCTGCTGAGACGCTGCAGGCCCAATATGATATGCTTCATCTGCCTACAGAGAGATTATGATATAtcacaaaaataatattattttagaGATTTAAATCTATCATATCAGTCTTATATCAATCTACAGGCATCTCTACCTATGTGCATATCTATTTATCAAACGATAAATGACTGCTGCaatgtcttttattttttctcaCCATGGCCACATGCATGGAATGTCTGTCTGGTTCACTGTACACCGCAACAGAGCGAACACCCATCTTCTTAGCTGTTCGCATGACCCGACAGGCTATCTCTCCTCTGTTAGCAATGAGAACTTTCTCAATCCTGtctatagacagacaaacatgtcacgtataGGACTGCTTGCATATAATCCAAGTCCAACATGATAatgaaataataacaataacagtTTCCAATGTGATCTTACCCACAGAGGCATATCTGACAGATCCTTTAGCACAGATCAGTTTCCTACAATCGAGGGAACACAAGATCTAAGTTTATTAACTATTTGGCTctttaatttcattttcttaGTTAATAGTAGGACGAGAATCAGACTGCTCTCAAGGACATACCATTTGCAGAGGTGACCTCTctattattcatttcattttatacCATGCATATTCAACATTAAACAAAACTTTGTTTCACTTAAGGCAAAACTAGACTATGCACAACTATATTAAATTCACTATCCAGAGGtcattttaacaaacatgcatttaatagctttgtttgtttgtttttctgagCGCAAATGTGGCTTCTCGtgcaactttttaaaagcaAAGCCTAGTTGTGTATCAATATGAATCAGTTTAAAAGtgataaatattacaattaatCGTTTCTCTCTAAACACGAATAAGAAAGATCACGAAAACAAACGCTAGCTAAAAATTCTAGCTTTATCCACAACTAAATTTGGATAAAACATGTATTGCATGTGATAATATTAAGAATATAACATAACTTACAGTAGATGTTTGTTAAAAGTTCTGCTGATTTCAGTTTTCAGCAACACTGTAGCCATGATAACTGTGTTAGCATGCAGTAGTAGTCGCTACTACTAGTCGCTATTACTGAgacaattaatttaattttagttttttcgGCTATTTAACAGCTACACCATAATTAATAAATCGATGATATCTAAATATTAATTATCATATTCATTCTCGGTTTATTATTCGAGttataaatatctttaaaattatatttgtggAAACAAGTACAGCCGGAACAGACGGCCGACCAGTTTGTCCACACCGTCTTGCCGTACTTTCACAGGCCAATCAGAGTCGAGAATTTGGACGCAGGGCGACTGGGGATATGTAGGCcctttctcaatcggaaggctgcggcctccggaggtcgcatatgtaggctgcatacctcataaagactgtcttatttcagaatattaacgattataaagttgactattactctaagttaatcgtaaattgttgtaatatgtttATGAATTGCGAATGTAAGgcttagttaacttaaataaaccaggcttgatgacgtatgcaaccTGTATAGGCGACCTCCGGACGTTGCAgtcttccgattgagaaacggcacTGTAGTTAGTATGTCAATATGCCCCAGAAGTTTTACTGTTGTATCCCATTAGTTTCGTGaggatgtttttttattttgcacttTTGTAAGTTccttaatgttaaaatgtaaatgtacagtaaattaTGTTTGAATAATGTGCACACAATTTTATAGAGAAACATCTGGAAATAAACctcattaaagttttatttgaattaaacacATAAAACAACAAAGTTTTCAATAGCTCCTCCTTAAAATGTCTTATATGCAagttaattaaacatttttaaccacCAAGAATGTTTTCATTTTGCTCATTGTCTTATTATTACTATGTTATGGAAATTATAAATTGATTTggtcaaaaacatttaaatctgTGTAATAATTGCATATTCAAAAGTGTCTTTTGTGGTTCATTATAAGCTATATTCCTTTTGTTAATTAGTAAATGTTTAGTAAGTGTTTTTAATTGTATTCAAATTATAATTAACTGAAATAACAGTAAGACTGATACCTTTACAacttttattaatttttgtttaGTCTGCTTCCTGCTTGTTATTTTTACACATCAGATTTAGCAATTACAAGAGGATTATGTCATTTTACTGAGCACATGACAACAGTATTTATTCTTTGAAACCTGAAAttcaaataatgcaaaaaaaatatgaaatcaCTTGATTGTAACACACATGTAGAGTCTCAGAGTTGTTCGTAGCCTTGTCCACGACGTTCACGGACAAGCACAAAGGTCAAAATTGCAATGAGACAAACTGCTGCAGCTACAGCTCCCAAAATAATCGGAATCATTCGCTTGTTGTAATCCGCCCAGCATTCAGCATCTAAAATAAAGTTATAAAAAAGTTATCTTTgggtatgcattttattttattttttatttattttaatttttttaaagaaaacatgtaaaataaCTCATTTTAGTTTACAAAATGTTACTTAgttgatttatttatatttacatttaaaaacatactgTATTATGTAGACATGTGCAGGCTGATATCCCACCTTTTCCGAACGCTCCATTAGCCAGATCAAAAGCTTGCATCTGCAGAGGTATAAGTTTAACTCTGAAGTTATTTGCCAGTATCAGCATCGTCTCAGACTTGCACTTGAAGCTCAGGCCATTGCTAGTTTTGAACAGGTTTTCATGATCCACAATTCCAATGTAGGGTTTACCtattcattgtaaaaaaatattaaatcaaaATTACATCAAAAGTATAATTTTTATCAAACTAATGGTTACATGTCAATCTCTTGAAAGACTAGATTCACCACAAAATCAATAGAaagatttaggggcggtttccaggacagggcttatcctagtcccagactaaaatgcatgtttgagctaactttaatttaaaaacaccttgtcttgtttatttttaacatatttcattAACATTCATTTCATATTGACATTGTtatgtcttaagatgcacacctgtagtattttgtaaggtatgtttgtaaaaatgaccaaatatttaaaaggcctagtcctggattaacctaaaccctggccgggaaaccaccccatataGTTTATACTTACTTTGGCATTTTTTACAAGGAGGGGCGGGATTCAAAAGACCTTTAATAGTCTTCACATACGAGAAACCGCCTTCCTGTAAATGtggttaataaaaaataaaatatattagcATGTTGATGTcgatgatgtttttatatttgataaggttaattaaataattatatattttagtttataaaaaagttaaatcagTTTAAATTAAATCAGATGAGCTGTAGGTACCTTTATAAAGGTGAACTCTAGATGTCCACCTTCAAAGTCCAATGAGAGCACTGATTTAGTGTCCCCACAATATCCTGTGGCTTGTATTAAGCTGGGATTCAGgttgtaataataatttttctgcaatacaaagaaagtaAATCATAccaatattatataaattaatggTGCATCATgcatataaaaaagtaaaattaaaataattagcaAGATTCAAATTTCTAGGAGGATCAACAAAAGTGCTGATAGGCTTGTTTTGCAATATGCTTATCCTTGGCGAGTCGTTAACTGACTTAACACAGTGTTGGTCATCAACCAAATGAGTTCTCACCCCTTGAAAATATATGCTGAGACTTGAAATAAAAGTGCTGAGACTCTAACAGGCTTACTTTGTTCACCCTCACGACATACTCCACTCCCAAACTGGCCCGCACACATACTTTGCCCTGAGGGTTCTTTAAAGTGCATGTAAACTGAAGTGGAACGGTTTCTTTGGGCTGAAGAATAGGTCTCTTGGGCAGATTTGTAGCATTGTTGTGGCTATCATGGCCTTCAACTGTAGAAGCTTCTTTTGTTATAGAGTCAAACGCATTTGAGGTGAGAGTATTTCCTGTAAGCACAAAGCAGTTGGCAAAGTGTTAACCAAGGTTGAGTTATTAGCTATTGGGTTTTACATATTTACTGTGTAATACGGTGCAAAGATactaaacatatatatataaagaatgtACATGAAAGTGATGTGAATGTATCCAGATGAGCTAAATATTGCATTTTATAACATTCACAGAAGTAAACATTTATGTTGTTCACATTTAATTCAAATGATATTTAAGTCTGTATGCAATACAAACACAAATCAACTCACCTCGCCACTGCAGAGAGCACAGTATCAGAAACAGAAGGGTGATGCGACTTGTGTGAATCATATTGAAAAGTGTTTTGGGGTTGCAGAACAGTTTTTGTTATATGCAGCTTACATGCGGCAGTCAAGTAATACACACACGTTTGTGAGGGAGGACCAATGTGGTTTTGATGTCATCAGCTTGTTTAACATCAGGAAGCAACTTTGACCTgtacattttaaactgttttaaaattaatacagaatgtttgtgtaatattttgtaaaaaaaa is a genomic window containing:
- the mccc1 gene encoding methylcrotonoyl-CoA carboxylase subunit alpha, mitochondrial — translated: MATVLLKTEISRTFNKHLLKLICAKGSVRYASVDRIEKVLIANRGEIACRVMRTAKKMGVRSVAVYSEPDRHSMHVAMADEAYHIGPAASQQSYLCMDKILEVAKKSCAQAVHPGYGFLSENTEFAEQCKKEGIIFIGPPSSAIRDMGIKSTSKHIMSAAGVPIIEGYHGEDQSDEKLKKEAARIGYPVMIKAVRGGGGKGMRIAVSEATFHEQLESARREARKSFNDDVMLIEKFVENPRHVEVQVFGDQYGNVVYLFERDCSVQRRHQKIIEEAPGPDISSEVRRRLGEAAVRAAKAVNYVGAGTVEFIMDAKHNFYFMEMNTRLQVEHPVSEMITGTDLVEWQLRVAAGEKLPLTQEEIVLRGHSFEARIYAEDPNNNFLPGAGPLLHLSTPQADQCTRIETGVREGDEVSAHYDPMIAKLVVWGEDRSAALKKLRYCLRQYNIVGLNTNIEFLLSLSGHPEFEAGNVHTSFITQHYDQLFPSVQEVSAEVLCQAALGLLLQEKHYTDKYRDQSSDMYSPFACSNGRRLNVLQCRDLTLQLGDKKIALSVTYNPDGTYRMETEGQVFHVSGELQMDRDVTYLWCSLNGVMSRPKLIILDNTIHIFSTEGSTQIDVPVPKFLAGVTASSAQSGAVAPMTGTIEKVLVKVGDFVQKGDPLMVMNAMKMEHTIRAPKAGVIRKVFFKESSQANRHATLVDIEEKEGAKAE
- the lamp3 gene encoding lysosome-associated membrane glycoprotein 3 — protein: MIHTSRITLLFLILCSLQWRGNTLTSNAFDSITKEASTVEGHDSHNNATNLPKRPILQPKETVPLQFTCTLKNPQGKVCVRASLGVEYVVRVNKKNYYYNLNPSLIQATGYCGDTKSVLSLDFEGGHLEFTFIKEGGFSYVKTIKGLLNPAPPCKKCQSKPYIGIVDHENLFKTSNGLSFKCKSETMLILANNFRVKLIPLQMQAFDLANGAFGKDAECWADYNKRMIPIILGAVAAAVCLIAILTFVLVRERRGQGYEQL